In a single window of the Rhopalosiphum padi isolate XX-2018 chromosome 1, ASM2088224v1, whole genome shotgun sequence genome:
- the LOC132920498 gene encoding cathepsin L-like isoform X1: MKFLFLGFCLFIVLLGENVFAQNHKPSPVGGYNEINADTENIKQLALFSLDSITQQTMSKRSLGLIRVVSAKSQVVAGINYKIKLLVCEKDSKKDKDIVMDHKNCRSCDVTIWEQSWLDNKNVTKVACSKPSELNSFSNVAVTKRDIHENVNLGAKIHLSTDDKKVKDIVDYALLSIDKQEGSNKPHILSKIINVSKQIVSGVIYNIELEICENSTGEVDKKKCRICNIKVWEQAWENNKNTLKFNCYTPNKTNIDTSSSKTLIAKKNDDRLRLKTDFENFITTHNKMYSSLEEKNRRFRIFAANMKKVQLLQKHEQGSAIYGATQFADLTKTEFKKKYLGLDLSLSNKNTLPMAVIPQSISIPNEFDWRDHNAVTPVKNQGACGSCWAFSAIANIEGQYALKSKTLLSLSEQELVDCDNLDNGCGGGLMTQAFEAIENLGGLETESDYPYEGHADRKGCQLKKGEVKVSISKAVNVSTDEEDIAKFLVKHGPLSVGVNANAMQFYMGGVSHPIHALCSSKSLDHGVAIVGYGVHRTKYTHKNLPYWLIKNSWGPGWGEKGYYLLYRGDGSCGVNQMVSSAIIE, from the exons ATGAAATTTCTATTTCTAGGATTTTGTCTTTTCATTGTTTTACTTGGAGAAAATGTTTTCGCCCAAAATCACAAG cCATCGCCTGTGGGAGGTTACAATGAAATCAATGCTGATACTGAGAACATCAAACAATTGGCTCTATTTTCCTTAGATTCTATTACACAACAAACAATGTCTAAAAGATCTTTGGGGTTAATCAGAGTTGTATCTGCAAAAAGTCag gtTGTAGctggaataaattataaaataaaactattggtGTGTGAAAAAGATTCAAAAAAAGACAAGGATATTGTTATGGATcacaaa AATTGTCGTTCGTGTGATGTAACCATATGGGAACAATCATGGTTggacaataaaaatgttactaaaGTAGCTTGTTCTAAACCTTCTGAACTTAATTCATTTTCAAATGTAGCTGTGACTAAaaga GACATACATGAAAATGTAAATCTTGGAGCAAAAATACATCTAAGTACTGATGATAAGAAAGTTAAAGATATAGTGGATTACGCTTTACTATCTATTGATAAACAAGAAGGATCTAACAAACCAcacatattatcaaaaattataaatgtatccaaacaa attGTGTCTGGAGTTATCTATAATATTGAATTGGAAATATGTGAGAATTCTACAGGCGAAGTTGATAAAAAG AAATGtagaatttgtaatataaaagtttGGGAACAAGCATGGGAGAAcaacaaaaatactttaaaattcaaTTGTTATACACCAAATAAAACCAACATAGATACATCAAGTTCT aaaacattAATTGCAAAGAAAAATGATGATCGATTACGATTAAAGacagattttgaaaattttattacgacacataataaaatgtattctagtCTTGAAGAAAAGAATAGAAGATTCCGAATATTTGCTGCTAATATGAAGaaagtacaattattacaaaaacacgAACAAGGAAGTGCTATTTATGGAGCTACGCAATTTGCAGATCTTACaa aaactgaatttaaaaaaaagtatttgggTCTGGATTTATCATTgtcaaataaaaacacattaccCATGGCAGTCATTCCACAAAGTATTTCTATTCCTAATGAATTTGATTGGAGAGACCACAACGCAGTAACACCAGTAAAAAAtcag gGAGCTTGTGGATCTTGTTGGGCATTTTCGGCCATAGCCAATATTGAAGGACAATATGccttaaaatctaaaacactTCTATCACTCTCAGAACAag aactgGTTGACTGTGATAATTTGGATAATGGATGTGGTGGTGGCTTAATGACTCAAGCATTTGAAGCCATAGAAAATTTAGGAGGCCTAGAGACAGAGTCTGATTATCCTTATGAAGGTCATGCAGATCGTAAAGGTTGCCAGTTAAAAAAAGGTGAAGTGAAGGTATCAATATCCAAAGCTGTGAATGTATCTACTGATGAAGAAGATATTGCcaaatttttagttaaacatGGTCCCCTATCTGTCGGAGTCAATGCTAATGCTATGCAG TTTTATATGGGTGGTGTATCACATCCAATCCATGCATTATGTAGCTCCAAATCATTGGATCATGGTGTAGCCATTGTTGGATATGGAGTCCACA gaACTAAATATACCCATAAAAATTTACCATAttggttaataaaaaatagttgggGACCTGGATGGGGAGAAAAA ggtTACTACTTGCTCTACAGAGGTGATGGATCTTGTGGTGTCAATCAAATGGTTTCTTCagcaattattgaataa
- the LOC132920498 gene encoding cathepsin L-like isoform X2: MKFLFLGFCLFIVLLGENVFAQNHKPSPVGGYNEINADTENIKQLALFSLDSITQQTMSKRSLGLIRVVSAKSQVVAGINYKIKLLVCEKDSKKDKDIVMDHKNCRSCDVTIWEQSWLDNKNVTKVACSKPSELNSFSNVAVTKRDIHENVNLGAKIHLSTDDKKVKDIVDYALLSIDKQEGSNKPHILSKIINVSKQIVSGVIYNIELEICENSTGEVDKKKCRICNIKVWEQAWENNKNTLKFNCYTPNKTNIDTSSSKTLIAKKNDDRLRLKTDFENFITTHNKMYSSLEEKNRRFRIFAANMKKVQLLQKHEQGSAIYGATQFADLTKTEFKKKYLGLDLSLSNKNTLPMAVIPQSISIPNEFDWRDHNAVTPVKNQGACGSCWAFSAIANIEGQYALKSKTLLSLSEQELVDCDNLDNGCGGGLMTQAFEAIENLGGLETESDYPYEGHADRKGCQLKKGEVKVSISKAVNVSTDEEDIAKFLVKHGPLSVGVNANAMQFYMGGVSHPIHALCSSKSLDHGVAIVGYGVHKYPYLNTTLPFWTIKNSWGDKWGMQGYYLLYRGDGSCGVNQMVSSAIIE; this comes from the exons ATGAAATTTCTATTTCTAGGATTTTGTCTTTTCATTGTTTTACTTGGAGAAAATGTTTTCGCCCAAAATCACAAG cCATCGCCTGTGGGAGGTTACAATGAAATCAATGCTGATACTGAGAACATCAAACAATTGGCTCTATTTTCCTTAGATTCTATTACACAACAAACAATGTCTAAAAGATCTTTGGGGTTAATCAGAGTTGTATCTGCAAAAAGTCag gtTGTAGctggaataaattataaaataaaactattggtGTGTGAAAAAGATTCAAAAAAAGACAAGGATATTGTTATGGATcacaaa AATTGTCGTTCGTGTGATGTAACCATATGGGAACAATCATGGTTggacaataaaaatgttactaaaGTAGCTTGTTCTAAACCTTCTGAACTTAATTCATTTTCAAATGTAGCTGTGACTAAaaga GACATACATGAAAATGTAAATCTTGGAGCAAAAATACATCTAAGTACTGATGATAAGAAAGTTAAAGATATAGTGGATTACGCTTTACTATCTATTGATAAACAAGAAGGATCTAACAAACCAcacatattatcaaaaattataaatgtatccaaacaa attGTGTCTGGAGTTATCTATAATATTGAATTGGAAATATGTGAGAATTCTACAGGCGAAGTTGATAAAAAG AAATGtagaatttgtaatataaaagtttGGGAACAAGCATGGGAGAAcaacaaaaatactttaaaattcaaTTGTTATACACCAAATAAAACCAACATAGATACATCAAGTTCT aaaacattAATTGCAAAGAAAAATGATGATCGATTACGATTAAAGacagattttgaaaattttattacgacacataataaaatgtattctagtCTTGAAGAAAAGAATAGAAGATTCCGAATATTTGCTGCTAATATGAAGaaagtacaattattacaaaaacacgAACAAGGAAGTGCTATTTATGGAGCTACGCAATTTGCAGATCTTACaa aaactgaatttaaaaaaaagtatttgggTCTGGATTTATCATTgtcaaataaaaacacattaccCATGGCAGTCATTCCACAAAGTATTTCTATTCCTAATGAATTTGATTGGAGAGACCACAACGCAGTAACACCAGTAAAAAAtcag gGAGCTTGTGGATCTTGTTGGGCATTTTCGGCCATAGCCAATATTGAAGGACAATATGccttaaaatctaaaacactTCTATCACTCTCAGAACAag aactgGTTGACTGTGATAATTTGGATAATGGATGTGGTGGTGGCTTAATGACTCAAGCATTTGAAGCCATAGAAAATTTAGGAGGCCTAGAGACAGAGTCTGATTATCCTTATGAAGGTCATGCAGATCGTAAAGGTTGCCAGTTAAAAAAAGGTGAAGTGAAGGTATCAATATCCAAAGCTGTGAATGTATCTACTGATGAAGAAGATATTGCcaaatttttagttaaacatGGTCCCCTATCTGTCGGAGTCAATGCTAATGCTATGCAG TTTTATATGGGTGGTGTATCACATCCAATCCATGCATTATGTAGCTCCAAATCATTGGATCATGGTGTAGCCATTGTTGGATATGGAGTCCACA aatatccttatttaaatacaactttaCCGTTTTGGACCATTAAAAACAGTTGGGGAGACAAATGGGGCATGCAG ggtTACTACTTGCTCTACAGAGGTGATGGATCTTGTGGTGTCAATCAAATGGTTTCTTCagcaattattgaataa
- the LOC132920498 gene encoding cathepsin F-like isoform X4: protein MKFLFLGFCLFIVLLGENVFAQNHKIENNKFIEQLSDIAMQSMEGFSDYGHKLIEVEEIGNISHTSNQNKIEITACRFNDLNQKKEIENHPEKKISRNDFFVCDVCQITLNKTENNTYKAVEMSCVLHDSRAYFPAPEPSPVGGYNEINADTENIKQLALFSLDSITQQTMSKRSLGLIRVVSAKSQVVAGINYKIKLLVCEKDSKKDKDIVMDHKNCRSCDVTIWEQSWLDNKNVTKVACSKPSELNSFSNVAVTKRDIHENVNLGAKIHLSTDDKKVKDIVDYALLSIDKQEGSNKPHILSKIINVSKQIVSGVIYNIELEICENSTGEVDKKKCRICNIKVWEQAWENNKNTLKFNCYTPNKTNIDTSSSKTLIAKKNDDRLRLKTDFENFITTHNKMYSSLEEKNRRFRIFAANMKKVQLLQKHEQGSAIYGATQFADLTKTEFKKKYLGLDLSLSNKNTLPMAVIPQSISIPNEFDWRDHNAVTPVKNQGACGSCWAFSAIANIEGQYALKSKTLLSLSEQELVDCDNLDNGCGGGLMTQAFEAIENLGGLETESDYPYEGHADRKGCQLKKGEVKVSISKAVNVSTDEEDIAKFLVKHGPLSVGVNANAMQFYMGGVSHPIHALCSSKSLDHGVAIVGYGVHRTKYTHKNLPYWLIKNSWGPGWGEKGYYLLYRGDGSCGVNQMVSSAIIE, encoded by the exons ATGAAATTTCTATTTCTAGGATTTTGTCTTTTCATTGTTTTACTTGGAGAAAATGTTTTCGCCCAAAATCACAAG AttgagaataataaatttatagaacAACTATCAGATATTGCAATGCAATCAATGGAAGGATTTTCAGATTATGGGCATAAATTAATTGAAGTTGAAGAAATTGGCAATATATCACAt acttcaaatcaaaacaaaatagaaataaCAGCATGtcgttttaatgatttaaatcagaaaaaagaaatagaaaatcatcctgaaaaaaaaatatcaagaaatgattttttt gtTTGTGATGTATGTCAAATTACACTTAATAAGACAGAAAACAATACATATAAAGCTGTAGAAATGTCATGTGTTTTACACGATTCTCGTGCTTATTTTCCTGCTCCAGag cCATCGCCTGTGGGAGGTTACAATGAAATCAATGCTGATACTGAGAACATCAAACAATTGGCTCTATTTTCCTTAGATTCTATTACACAACAAACAATGTCTAAAAGATCTTTGGGGTTAATCAGAGTTGTATCTGCAAAAAGTCag gtTGTAGctggaataaattataaaataaaactattggtGTGTGAAAAAGATTCAAAAAAAGACAAGGATATTGTTATGGATcacaaa AATTGTCGTTCGTGTGATGTAACCATATGGGAACAATCATGGTTggacaataaaaatgttactaaaGTAGCTTGTTCTAAACCTTCTGAACTTAATTCATTTTCAAATGTAGCTGTGACTAAaaga GACATACATGAAAATGTAAATCTTGGAGCAAAAATACATCTAAGTACTGATGATAAGAAAGTTAAAGATATAGTGGATTACGCTTTACTATCTATTGATAAACAAGAAGGATCTAACAAACCAcacatattatcaaaaattataaatgtatccaaacaa attGTGTCTGGAGTTATCTATAATATTGAATTGGAAATATGTGAGAATTCTACAGGCGAAGTTGATAAAAAG AAATGtagaatttgtaatataaaagtttGGGAACAAGCATGGGAGAAcaacaaaaatactttaaaattcaaTTGTTATACACCAAATAAAACCAACATAGATACATCAAGTTCT aaaacattAATTGCAAAGAAAAATGATGATCGATTACGATTAAAGacagattttgaaaattttattacgacacataataaaatgtattctagtCTTGAAGAAAAGAATAGAAGATTCCGAATATTTGCTGCTAATATGAAGaaagtacaattattacaaaaacacgAACAAGGAAGTGCTATTTATGGAGCTACGCAATTTGCAGATCTTACaa aaactgaatttaaaaaaaagtatttgggTCTGGATTTATCATTgtcaaataaaaacacattaccCATGGCAGTCATTCCACAAAGTATTTCTATTCCTAATGAATTTGATTGGAGAGACCACAACGCAGTAACACCAGTAAAAAAtcag gGAGCTTGTGGATCTTGTTGGGCATTTTCGGCCATAGCCAATATTGAAGGACAATATGccttaaaatctaaaacactTCTATCACTCTCAGAACAag aactgGTTGACTGTGATAATTTGGATAATGGATGTGGTGGTGGCTTAATGACTCAAGCATTTGAAGCCATAGAAAATTTAGGAGGCCTAGAGACAGAGTCTGATTATCCTTATGAAGGTCATGCAGATCGTAAAGGTTGCCAGTTAAAAAAAGGTGAAGTGAAGGTATCAATATCCAAAGCTGTGAATGTATCTACTGATGAAGAAGATATTGCcaaatttttagttaaacatGGTCCCCTATCTGTCGGAGTCAATGCTAATGCTATGCAG TTTTATATGGGTGGTGTATCACATCCAATCCATGCATTATGTAGCTCCAAATCATTGGATCATGGTGTAGCCATTGTTGGATATGGAGTCCACA gaACTAAATATACCCATAAAAATTTACCATAttggttaataaaaaatagttgggGACCTGGATGGGGAGAAAAA ggtTACTACTTGCTCTACAGAGGTGATGGATCTTGTGGTGTCAATCAAATGGTTTCTTCagcaattattgaataa
- the LOC132920498 gene encoding cathepsin L-like isoform X3: MSKRSLGLIRVVSAKSQVVAGINYKIKLLVCEKDSKKDKDIVMDHKNCRSCDVTIWEQSWLDNKNVTKVACSKPSELNSFSNVAVTKRDIHENVNLGAKIHLSTDDKKVKDIVDYALLSIDKQEGSNKPHILSKIINVSKQIVSGVIYNIELEICENSTGEVDKKKCRICNIKVWEQAWENNKNTLKFNCYTPNKTNIDTSSSKTLIAKKNDDRLRLKTDFENFITTHNKMYSSLEEKNRRFRIFAANMKKVQLLQKHEQGSAIYGATQFADLTKTEFKKKYLGLDLSLSNKNTLPMAVIPQSISIPNEFDWRDHNAVTPVKNQGACGSCWAFSAIANIEGQYALKSKTLLSLSEQELVDCDNLDNGCGGGLMTQAFEAIENLGGLETESDYPYEGHADRKGCQLKKGEVKVSISKAVNVSTDEEDIAKFLVKHGPLSVGVNANAMQFYMGGVSHPIHALCSSKSLDHGVAIVGYGVHRTKYTHKNLPYWLIKNSWGPGWGEKGYYLLYRGDGSCGVNQMVSSAIIE; the protein is encoded by the exons ATGTCTAAAAGATCTTTGGGGTTAATCAGAGTTGTATCTGCAAAAAGTCag gtTGTAGctggaataaattataaaataaaactattggtGTGTGAAAAAGATTCAAAAAAAGACAAGGATATTGTTATGGATcacaaa AATTGTCGTTCGTGTGATGTAACCATATGGGAACAATCATGGTTggacaataaaaatgttactaaaGTAGCTTGTTCTAAACCTTCTGAACTTAATTCATTTTCAAATGTAGCTGTGACTAAaaga GACATACATGAAAATGTAAATCTTGGAGCAAAAATACATCTAAGTACTGATGATAAGAAAGTTAAAGATATAGTGGATTACGCTTTACTATCTATTGATAAACAAGAAGGATCTAACAAACCAcacatattatcaaaaattataaatgtatccaaacaa attGTGTCTGGAGTTATCTATAATATTGAATTGGAAATATGTGAGAATTCTACAGGCGAAGTTGATAAAAAG AAATGtagaatttgtaatataaaagtttGGGAACAAGCATGGGAGAAcaacaaaaatactttaaaattcaaTTGTTATACACCAAATAAAACCAACATAGATACATCAAGTTCT aaaacattAATTGCAAAGAAAAATGATGATCGATTACGATTAAAGacagattttgaaaattttattacgacacataataaaatgtattctagtCTTGAAGAAAAGAATAGAAGATTCCGAATATTTGCTGCTAATATGAAGaaagtacaattattacaaaaacacgAACAAGGAAGTGCTATTTATGGAGCTACGCAATTTGCAGATCTTACaa aaactgaatttaaaaaaaagtatttgggTCTGGATTTATCATTgtcaaataaaaacacattaccCATGGCAGTCATTCCACAAAGTATTTCTATTCCTAATGAATTTGATTGGAGAGACCACAACGCAGTAACACCAGTAAAAAAtcag gGAGCTTGTGGATCTTGTTGGGCATTTTCGGCCATAGCCAATATTGAAGGACAATATGccttaaaatctaaaacactTCTATCACTCTCAGAACAag aactgGTTGACTGTGATAATTTGGATAATGGATGTGGTGGTGGCTTAATGACTCAAGCATTTGAAGCCATAGAAAATTTAGGAGGCCTAGAGACAGAGTCTGATTATCCTTATGAAGGTCATGCAGATCGTAAAGGTTGCCAGTTAAAAAAAGGTGAAGTGAAGGTATCAATATCCAAAGCTGTGAATGTATCTACTGATGAAGAAGATATTGCcaaatttttagttaaacatGGTCCCCTATCTGTCGGAGTCAATGCTAATGCTATGCAG TTTTATATGGGTGGTGTATCACATCCAATCCATGCATTATGTAGCTCCAAATCATTGGATCATGGTGTAGCCATTGTTGGATATGGAGTCCACA gaACTAAATATACCCATAAAAATTTACCATAttggttaataaaaaatagttgggGACCTGGATGGGGAGAAAAA ggtTACTACTTGCTCTACAGAGGTGATGGATCTTGTGGTGTCAATCAAATGGTTTCTTCagcaattattgaataa